Proteins co-encoded in one Setaria viridis chromosome 9, Setaria_viridis_v4.0, whole genome shotgun sequence genomic window:
- the LOC140221073 gene encoding uncharacterized protein yields the protein MGILNDVAVDCLVRVSHASRRALRWVCRGWWSTASAPSFATARRAWGRVVRAEARPVGQLGQARARVRWPAAAGRSAAADVGAGAGTAAADVGWGCGCDPRAFEFVADMHVLDAATGEWRRGAPLRSARSFFACAGAQGRHDARRI from the exons ATGGGCATCCTGAACGACGTCGCCGTCGACTGCCTGGTGCGCGTCTCGCACGCCTCCCGCCGCGCGCTCCGCTGGGTCTGCCGCGGCTGGTGGAGcaccgcctccgcgccgtccTTCGCCACGGCGCGACGAGCTTGGGGCCGCGTGGTGAGGGCGGAGGCGAGGCCGGTGGGGCAGCTCGGCCAAGCACGAGCGCGGGTGAGGTGGCCAGCGGCGGCAGGAAGGAGTGCGGCGGCTGATGTGGGGGCGGGAGCCGGGACTGCGGCAGCCGACGTGGGGTGGGGATGCGGCTGTGACCCGCGCGCCTTCGAGTTCGTCGCCGACATGCACGtcctcgacgccgccaccggcgagtggcgccgcggcgcgccgctgCGGTCGGCGCGGTCGTTCTTCGCGTGCGCCGGGGCTCAAGGCCGGCACGACGCGCGCC GAATTTGA